A stretch of the Oncorhynchus mykiss isolate Arlee chromosome 23, USDA_OmykA_1.1, whole genome shotgun sequence genome encodes the following:
- the marveld1 gene encoding MARVEL domain-containing protein 1 encodes MPPQPEVNKHFWDFLKSFLGIIRILQILFGAGLWVTIAANKYEGSIHFVLFVAVLFWLLTLTAFFITLLDKQDLVPVLGGDRWLLSNLVHDIAAAVLYLPAIGVMIYKTGRYEYCNLEQYKHHCLYKVYLAAAVFACLAAVVYLVSSVYVGCRKCRGEQTVV; translated from the coding sequence ATGCCCCCCCAGCCGGAGGTGAACAAACATTTCTGGGACTTCCTAAAGAGTTTTCTCGGCATTATCCGAATCCTCCAAATCCTTTTCGGAGCAGGACTATGGGTCACAATCGCCGCCAACAAATACGAAGGCTCCATTCACTTCGTCCTGTTCGTGGCCGTGCTCTTCTGGCTCCTCACCCTCACCGCGTTTTTTATCACTCTCCTGGACAAACAGGACCTTGTCCCCGTCTTGGGAGGGGACCGGTGGTTGCTTAGCAACCTGGTTCATGACATCGCTGCTGCGGTGCTGTATCTACCGGCGATCGGCGTCATGATCTACAAGACAGGGCGGTACGAGTACTGCAACCTGGAGCAATATAAACACCACTGCCTGTATAAAGTCTATCTGGCTGCTGCCGTGTTCGCATGTCTGGCCGCTGTTGTGTATCTTGTCTCGTCGGTGTATGTTGGTTGTAGGAAGTGCCGGGGAGAGCAGACGGTGGtttga